From the genome of Gemmatimonadota bacterium, one region includes:
- a CDS encoding sodium:solute symporter family protein has product MSQLPIITALCAYVFLTLLVGVYAGRRVKDSADFVVAGRRLGILLATGTLSATWFGTGTVLGAAGAAYKGGFLAIIADPFGAALCLFLAGLFYVRMMRRMGVSTIAEFFERRFGKTAGVVAAACTIPAYLGWVASLMVGFGKIIHALTGLDAVLGTCLGAVIVLIYTTVGGMWAVTLTDFIQVAVLTLGLIFMTPVLLSDMGGWAAIRAQLPDDQFYLYPRDADMTTWFNYARAWLVIGLGNLAGQDLLQRSLSSRNESVAQNSAYLSGIIYLTVGLLPVFLGIAATLTFPNLADPEQVMMKLAETYLPPLGMAVFIGALISALMSSADSALLAPASVIGNDLIRYLRPDIDARTQLRLCRLSVPILGVIALYLALSHDTVYTLMVDSWSILLATLFVPLTAGIWWRNANRSGALWSMISGAIAYLILLQIAPDQPADLLAVPIGLLALIIITKTTTKTDPPLPLSDTSGTPLPYENRLGALNPLRGSSDR; this is encoded by the coding sequence ATGTCTCAACTCCCCATCATCACTGCCCTTTGCGCCTATGTTTTTCTCACCTTATTGGTCGGTGTCTATGCTGGCAGGCGCGTCAAAGACTCCGCCGATTTTGTCGTTGCGGGTCGGCGTCTGGGCATCTTGCTGGCAACGGGCACGCTTTCCGCCACATGGTTTGGCACGGGCACTGTGCTCGGCGCAGCAGGCGCAGCTTACAAAGGCGGTTTTTTAGCCATCATTGCCGATCCCTTTGGTGCAGCCCTGTGTCTGTTTCTCGCTGGCCTGTTTTACGTGCGAATGATGCGCCGCATGGGCGTTTCAACCATTGCCGAATTTTTTGAACGGAGATTTGGCAAAACAGCCGGTGTGGTAGCCGCAGCGTGTACAATTCCGGCCTATCTCGGCTGGGTCGCGTCGCTGATGGTGGGATTTGGGAAAATTATCCACGCGCTCACGGGGCTGGATGCGGTGTTAGGCACCTGCCTGGGCGCTGTTATTGTGCTGATCTATACAACTGTAGGCGGCATGTGGGCGGTAACGCTAACAGACTTTATCCAGGTGGCCGTCTTAACTCTGGGACTGATCTTTATGACGCCCGTTCTCCTGAGCGACATGGGAGGATGGGCTGCCATTCGAGCACAACTACCCGATGATCAATTTTATCTCTACCCCCGCGATGCAGACATGACCACCTGGTTTAATTATGCGCGCGCCTGGTTGGTAATTGGCCTGGGCAATCTCGCTGGACAGGACCTTTTGCAACGCAGCCTGTCCAGCCGGAATGAATCCGTCGCCCAAAACAGCGCGTATCTCTCTGGTATTATTTACCTGACCGTTGGCCTCTTGCCCGTTTTCCTGGGTATTGCAGCCACACTCACATTTCCCAATCTGGCCGACCCCGAGCAGGTGATGATGAAACTCGCCGAAACCTATCTTCCTCCACTCGGCATGGCCGTTTTTATCGGTGCTTTGATCTCCGCGTTGATGAGCAGCGCAGACAGCGCCTTGCTCGCCCCTGCCAGCGTGATCGGAAACGATCTGATCCGCTATCTGCGCCCCGATATTGACGCGCGAACCCAACTTCGCCTGTGCCGCTTGAGTGTTCCCATCCTCGGCGTCATCGCGCTTTATCTCGCCCTTTCACACGACACAGTTTATACGCTGATGGTCGATTCCTGGTCCATCTTGCTGGCGACCCTTTTTGTACCTCTCACCGCAGGTATCTGGTGGCGCAACGCCAATCGCTCTGGCGCGCTCTGGTCAATGATTTCAGGTGCGATCGCCTATCTCATCCTCCTCCAAATCGCACCCGATCAACCCGCCGATCTCCTCGCAGTACCCATCGGCCTTCTCGCGCTTATCATCATAACCAAAACGACTACAAAAACAGATCCCCCCTTGCCCTTGAGCGATACGTCAGGAACACCTCTCCCCTATGAAAACCGCCTGGGTGCTCTAAATCCACTTCGAGGTTCATCTGATAGATAA
- a CDS encoding DUF433 domain-containing protein: MNNEKFDARFAPAYGVSEAARYLNIPPSTLRSWISGVRYHSDRRNFEPVIIVPPSEIVQLSFVNLVEAHVLVALRRVHKVRLQDIRVALDTLENQFPKQPHPLAFEIFATDGKDLFLKHIGQLINLSKRGQLEMEEVIDMYLHRIEYDTSGPVILYPFTRGPFQENDQPKAVLMNPYISFGRPVLAGRGVPTELVFERFNAGELIDALAEDYGRKRWEIEEAIRYESARSRKAA; the protein is encoded by the coding sequence ATGAACAACGAAAAATTTGATGCGCGCTTTGCACCTGCTTATGGCGTCTCAGAAGCGGCTCGCTATCTAAATATTCCGCCTTCTACGCTCAGGTCCTGGATATCAGGCGTTCGGTATCACTCTGACCGACGCAACTTTGAACCCGTTATTATTGTACCTCCATCAGAAATCGTACAACTATCCTTTGTCAACTTAGTGGAGGCCCATGTCCTAGTGGCACTCCGCAGAGTCCACAAGGTGCGTTTGCAGGATATCCGGGTAGCACTGGACACGCTTGAAAATCAATTTCCAAAGCAACCTCACCCTCTGGCTTTTGAAATTTTCGCAACGGATGGAAAAGATCTGTTCTTAAAACATATCGGGCAGCTTATCAATCTCTCCAAGCGCGGACAACTGGAAATGGAAGAGGTCATTGACATGTATCTTCATCGTATTGAGTATGATACAAGTGGACCCGTTATCTTGTATCCCTTTACACGAGGCCCATTCCAGGAAAATGATCAACCGAAAGCCGTCTTGATGAATCCTTATATTTCTTTTGGCCGTCCTGTGCTTGCGGGAAGAGGTGTGCCGACAGAATTGGTCTTTGAGCGGTTCAACGCAGGAGAGTTAATAGACGCACTGGCTGAAGATTATGGCCGTAAGAGATGGGAGATTGAAGAGGCTATTAGGTATGAATCGGCCAGAAGCAGAAAAGCCGCTTGA
- a CDS encoding DUF2281 domain-containing protein has translation MTTLDHISQHLQTLPEPVLQEVLDFVEFLKSRHKIPKDREEDTMWTDLSLTSAMRGMEDEKATYTLTDIKESFR, from the coding sequence ATGACAACATTAGATCATATTTCTCAACATTTGCAAACTCTTCCAGAGCCTGTACTGCAGGAAGTTCTCGATTTTGTCGAATTTCTTAAATCGCGGCACAAAATACCGAAGGACCGTGAAGAAGATACGATGTGGACCGACTTATCTCTTACATCAGCGATGCGTGGTATGGAAGATGAGAAAGCGACTTATACACTGACAGATATCAAGGAATCTTTTAGATGA
- the larB gene encoding nickel pincer cofactor biosynthesis protein LarB, translating into MTPERIRALLEAVAQGQTDVNEAFAHLAHLPFEELGFARIDHHRTLRQGFPEVIFCEGKTVEQVTAIADRIVSSGATLLATRTNAEMRDALVAKYPEANINALARTVVVAGEIPAAETVGKILVVSAGTSDLPVAEEAVETARVMGNEVETLYDVGVAGIHRLLACKERLLDASVIIVVAGMEGALPSVVGGLVDVPLIAVPTSVGYGASFKGLAALLGMLNSCASGVTVVNIDNGFGAGVAASKINRVRAG; encoded by the coding sequence GTGACACCAGAACGCATACGCGCGTTGTTAGAGGCTGTTGCACAGGGTCAAACAGATGTGAATGAGGCGTTTGCACACCTCGCGCACTTGCCATTTGAAGAGCTTGGTTTTGCGCGCATTGACCACCATCGCACACTGAGGCAGGGGTTTCCCGAAGTCATTTTTTGCGAGGGAAAGACGGTTGAGCAAGTGACCGCTATAGCAGACCGCATTGTGTCATCGGGTGCGACACTGCTGGCGACGCGCACAAATGCAGAGATGCGGGACGCTCTGGTCGCAAAATATCCCGAAGCAAATATCAACGCGCTCGCCCGTACAGTGGTCGTCGCAGGGGAGATTCCCGCTGCGGAAACAGTCGGCAAAATTCTGGTTGTGTCTGCGGGCACATCTGACTTGCCCGTGGCGGAAGAAGCTGTGGAAACCGCGCGGGTGATGGGCAATGAGGTTGAAACACTTTACGATGTAGGAGTTGCCGGGATTCACCGTTTGCTGGCGTGTAAGGAACGTCTATTGGATGCGAGTGTGATTATCGTGGTGGCCGGGATGGAAGGGGCGTTGCCCAGCGTGGTTGGTGGTTTGGTCGATGTGCCGCTTATTGCCGTGCCGACCAGTGTGGGATATGGGGCGAGTTTTAAGGGGCTGGCGGCATTGCTGGGTATGTTGAACAGTTGTGCGTCGGGCGTGACCGTGGTCAATATCGACAATGGATTTGGGGCGGGGGTCGCAGCGAGTAAGATCAATCGCGTTCGGGCAGGGTGA
- the dusB gene encoding tRNA dihydrouridine synthase DusB, producing the protein MNDDMGIKIGNVNIPGRTALAPLAGITDRSFRMLCRQQGASFAVTEMVSAKGLAEGSERSNQYLDFEADEFPISAQLFGSEPEVMAEGARVVAERNPDIIDINCGCPVKKIVTRNAGAALLKTPDLLGQIIAAMVHAVDIPVTLKIRSGWAQANQAVAVARIAEDSGAAAIAVHGRTREAKFAGRADWDIIAEVKNAVSIPVIGNGDVRGPEAAKEMMQKTGCDLVMVGRWAIGNPWLFKRMEVFLNTGELLPEPTDRDRLEMAVHHLKASIAFKGLRYGVLEMRRHLAAYIKGVPGATPYRRTLMTEDDPNHLMDLLGQIKAGVAA; encoded by the coding sequence ATGAATGATGATATGGGCATAAAAATCGGCAATGTAAATATTCCCGGGCGGACAGCACTGGCGCCATTGGCTGGTATTACAGATCGGTCATTTCGCATGTTGTGCAGGCAGCAGGGCGCGAGTTTTGCGGTCACGGAGATGGTCAGTGCCAAAGGGCTGGCCGAGGGCAGTGAGCGGTCGAATCAATATCTCGATTTTGAAGCCGATGAGTTTCCGATTTCCGCGCAGTTGTTCGGATCAGAACCCGAGGTCATGGCCGAAGGGGCTCGGGTTGTGGCGGAGCGCAATCCGGATATTATCGACATCAATTGCGGATGCCCGGTAAAAAAAATCGTGACGCGAAATGCAGGTGCGGCGCTGCTCAAAACGCCTGATCTTTTGGGACAGATCATTGCCGCAATGGTGCACGCCGTGGATATTCCCGTGACGCTGAAAATTAGAAGTGGATGGGCGCAAGCCAATCAGGCAGTTGCAGTTGCGCGGATTGCTGAAGATTCTGGTGCAGCGGCAATTGCCGTGCATGGCCGTACGCGCGAGGCGAAATTTGCTGGTAGAGCAGATTGGGATATTATCGCGGAAGTCAAAAACGCGGTTTCGATTCCCGTAATCGGCAATGGCGATGTGCGCGGGCCAGAGGCTGCAAAGGAGATGATGCAGAAAACAGGTTGCGATCTGGTGATGGTGGGGCGGTGGGCTATTGGCAATCCATGGCTTTTCAAGCGCATGGAAGTCTTTCTGAATACGGGAGAATTATTGCCCGAACCAACGGATAGAGACCGTCTGGAAATGGCTGTTCATCATCTCAAGGCGTCTATCGCATTTAAGGGTTTGCGCTATGGCGTCCTGGAAATGCGCCGGCATCTCGCGGCATATATCAAGGGTGTGCCCGGCGCTACTCCTTATCGCCGCACATTGATGACAGAAGACGATCCGAATCATCTCATGGATTTGCTGGGACAGATCAAAGCGGGGGTGGCGGCGTGA
- a CDS encoding NAD(P)-dependent oxidoreductase translates to MAKRKVLITGGTGYVAGRMLPALRERYDLTVLDVKTTNRQGEEVSDVVIADLTNRDRDTYREYFRGQDAIIHCGFVRARDQKDRFWAEMTNIDMAHNVYQTCVEENVRRAVIISSNHAADYYENLIWAGKQEFVTPEMYPLSDNYYGWAKAQYELLGFTFATGLMNGGKKLENVQIRIGGPRETDMDRAKSTNLKSMHRGLGAYLSIRDQVQLIVKSIEAENIEDEYGIPFQIFYGISGNSHNFWTISNARKKIGYEPEDNSQVKFAEQLSNVLLEARESYRDE, encoded by the coding sequence ATGGCGAAGAGAAAAGTACTCATTACGGGGGGAACAGGTTATGTGGCCGGGCGGATGTTGCCTGCATTGCGCGAGCGATATGATCTGACGGTCTTAGACGTGAAGACGACCAATCGCCAGGGCGAGGAAGTAAGTGATGTGGTGATTGCGGATTTGACAAATCGGGACCGGGATACTTATCGGGAGTATTTCAGGGGGCAAGATGCGATTATCCACTGCGGATTTGTGCGGGCAAGAGACCAGAAAGATCGCTTCTGGGCAGAGATGACGAATATCGATATGGCGCACAATGTGTATCAGACGTGTGTGGAGGAAAATGTTCGACGCGCTGTGATCATCAGTTCAAATCACGCGGCAGATTATTACGAGAATCTGATCTGGGCAGGCAAGCAGGAATTTGTAACGCCAGAGATGTACCCGCTTTCCGACAATTATTACGGCTGGGCAAAGGCGCAATACGAGTTGTTGGGCTTTACTTTTGCAACGGGATTGATGAACGGCGGGAAGAAGCTGGAGAATGTGCAGATTCGGATAGGTGGCCCGCGCGAGACCGATATGGATCGCGCAAAATCCACGAATTTGAAAAGCATGCATCGGGGTTTGGGGGCGTATTTGAGCATTCGGGATCAGGTGCAGTTGATTGTGAAGAGCATTGAGGCTGAAAATATCGAAGATGAATATGGGATTCCGTTTCAAATTTTTTATGGTATTAGCGGCAATTCGCACAATTTCTGGACGATCTCCAATGCGCGAAAGAAAATTGGCTATGAACCCGAAGACAATAGTCAGGTGAAATTTGCCGAACAATTGTCAAACGTATTGTTAGAAGCGCGAGAAAGTTATCGGGATGAATGA
- a CDS encoding phytanoyl-CoA dioxygenase family protein: MPLDSMVETYETQGFLTEVDVFSEREIGHFRALFDDLEAREGKEKCQIGLQGRHFDEAFIWQLATDKRILDVMQTVMGDNVMLLSTHFFCKYPDPEAKIFVAWHQDITYWGLKPPIAHTAWIAIDDADVENGCMRFIPGSHKNGIAVHGKSVREGNLLSINQEIPDEYVDDSAAVDIVLRAGQMSVHDGQLFHASNPNQSNRRRCGLTVRFIPPHVKQTTLNSHKQSWEPIVLRGEDQFGHFAKVGMPFPLS, encoded by the coding sequence ATGCCTTTAGACTCTATGGTCGAAACTTATGAGACGCAGGGATTTTTGACAGAAGTTGATGTGTTTTCAGAACGCGAGATCGGGCATTTTCGCGCGTTATTTGACGATTTGGAAGCGCGAGAAGGCAAAGAAAAATGTCAGATCGGTTTGCAAGGACGGCATTTTGACGAGGCATTTATCTGGCAACTGGCAACAGATAAACGGATTTTGGACGTGATGCAGACCGTGATGGGCGATAATGTGATGCTGTTATCCACCCACTTCTTTTGCAAATATCCCGATCCAGAGGCAAAGATATTTGTGGCCTGGCATCAGGATATTACGTACTGGGGTCTGAAACCGCCTATTGCACATACGGCCTGGATCGCCATTGATGATGCGGATGTGGAGAATGGGTGTATGCGCTTTATCCCGGGATCGCACAAAAATGGGATTGCAGTACACGGCAAGTCAGTGCGCGAAGGCAATTTGCTGAGTATTAATCAGGAGATTCCCGATGAATATGTCGATGATAGCGCGGCGGTCGATATTGTGTTGAGGGCCGGGCAGATGTCGGTTCACGACGGGCAATTATTTCATGCGAGCAATCCCAATCAGTCAAACCGGCGGCGATGCGGACTGACCGTGCGATTTATTCCTCCGCATGTCAAACAGACCACGCTCAATTCACACAAGCAGTCCTGGGAGCCTATTGTGCTACGCGGAGAAGACCAATTTGGACATTTTGCAAAGGTCGGGATGCCATTTCCATTGTCGTGA
- the dapF gene encoding diaminopimelate epimerase, whose product MENGFFKGHGLGNDYLVMDPEELTFELTPERIEKICDRNWGVGSDGILTLEASDRADFGLRIWNPDGSEAEKSGNGLRIFARYLHATGKLDKTSFSVDTPGGLVHIDLHIDEWGDASAATVEMGEATFKPGALPCSLEVEELIEQPITAAGEDMVFTGVSVGNPHCVVFKPRGEAWTRDDLLRLGPELENHEIFPRRTNVQLVVPTGDQKIFILIWERGAGETQASGSSSCAAASAAVRLGLVASPVTVEAPGGTLMIDVDEAFNLTMAGPVAEVARGTLSPSFLREIGV is encoded by the coding sequence ATGGAGAACGGATTTTTTAAGGGTCATGGATTGGGCAATGATTATCTGGTGATGGATCCAGAAGAACTGACGTTTGAATTGACGCCAGAGCGCATTGAGAAAATCTGTGATCGCAATTGGGGGGTGGGGAGTGATGGCATTTTGACATTGGAAGCGTCTGACCGCGCGGATTTTGGGCTGCGGATATGGAATCCAGATGGCAGCGAGGCGGAGAAATCGGGCAATGGGTTGAGGATTTTTGCGCGGTATTTGCATGCTACTGGTAAGTTGGACAAAACCTCATTTTCAGTCGATACGCCAGGGGGACTGGTTCATATTGATTTGCATATCGACGAATGGGGCGATGCGAGTGCGGCGACTGTGGAGATGGGGGAGGCGACGTTTAAACCAGGGGCATTGCCCTGTTCGCTCGAGGTGGAAGAACTGATCGAACAGCCGATTACCGCTGCTGGCGAGGATATGGTGTTTACGGGTGTGAGCGTGGGCAATCCCCATTGCGTGGTGTTTAAGCCGAGGGGCGAGGCGTGGACGCGCGATGATTTGTTGCGCCTGGGACCTGAGTTGGAGAACCACGAGATTTTTCCGAGGCGAACCAATGTGCAGTTGGTCGTGCCCACGGGTGACCAGAAAATTTTCATTTTGATATGGGAACGCGGCGCAGGTGAAACTCAGGCGTCGGGATCTTCTTCATGTGCTGCGGCAAGTGCTGCGGTGCGTTTGGGACTGGTCGCATCACCCGTGACGGTAGAAGCGCCTGGAGGCACGTTGATGATCGATGTGGATGAAGCGTTTAATCTGACAATGGCGGGACCTGTGGCAGAGGTGGCGCGCGGTACGCTGAGTCCGTCTTTTTTGCGCGAGATCGGCGTCTGA